The DNA window CGTTATGGTTTGCAATCTGTCGTTTATTCAATACATTTCACGTATAGGATTGACATACACTTAAGCTGTGCTCCAGTTGGTTGTGATACATTAACCACTTTGTCGAAAATGTTCAACTTGAGTGTCAATATTTGCTCCTTTAATCAAGTACGGTGCTTTTCTTTTCCCTAACCAGAAcagtaggtacatgtatatggttatGAAACCCAAAAGAATACACGTTTTGTAAGttttgtaatattattgtataaATACTTTCATACTTGGCAGCGTGTACAGAGAATGGTGGTGCCAACGGCGTGATTTGTAACCAGATTGAATTTTATCCCGAGTCCCTTGCATGTTATGATGAATTAAAATCCCTATCTGACTGTACCTCACTCACATCATGTCTACATACCGTGTGTAAAGATATACAGCCGATGTGTGATTGGAATGAGCCAGAGAGTAATTATTGCATTGTGGCTGATGTTATGCAATTCATTTTGGACCAGGGAGGTAAGAATATAAGTTTCTTTTTTAGAGTGACAGGAAGTGATCTGATTAAACGAATCACTGTGATACTTTCCAGTATCATTCAATGGTTCCTGGTTTCAATTTAGAGAGAAAATGATTGTTCTTAAGAAACAAACGTTCATGAAATAAGTAAATGATGTATAGCTTCCCTTGGCTTGTGTTCATATTATAGGTTTAGCTTGCACTTCACCCATAcaaaagacaatgaaacaatactgtataaattgatattttagaaAGGTATCATTTCTTTTTATCAAAACCTTAAAACATATCAGTTTTATTACCTATACCTGACGCTGACGTTCATTGTCTTCatgtgattgattggttggttggttggttggttggttggttggttggttggttggttggttggttggttggttggttggttggttggttggttggttggttggttggttggttggttggttggttggttggttggttggttggttggttggttggttgattgattgattgattgattgattgattgattgattgattgattgattgattgattgattgattgattgattgattgattaactgactgactgactgactgactggctgactggctgactgactgactgactgactgactgactggctggctggctatGAGTCCTTATCTATTCTAGCTATCTAACATAAAATAGCTATACTTGACATGAGTTATACAGTATCCGTACCTAAACTTTTCCCCCATTTTCTGTGAACCATTGAGGTTTGCCTAGTATAGGACTGCCGCTTGAAGGGCTACCAAAACTCCTTATTTACCTGGCGACCAGATACGGAATAGAATGTAAGTGAACGCATTTGTTCGCCAAGGCTGACGTTAGTTCTGCCGATTTTTAGCTTCAGTTTTTACTTTCTGACTAGAAAGACATCCTTGCATATTCATTCTAATAACAGATGACTGGTAACAAGATTTGTTTTTTTAGACAGGTATACTAAATCATAGGTTCTATTGACATGGTATACCAAATCATAGAAGGTTCTATTGACATCATGGGTATACTAAATCATAGAAGGTTCTATTGACATCATGGGTATACTAAATCATAGAAGGTTCTATTGACATCATGGGTATACTAAATCATAGAAGGTTCTAATGTCATCATCCTTATTTTGATTGTTCTGCAGTTTGTGATGGTTACTTGATTAAATGTGAGGAGCATCCAAATGGTTGTGTCGCATTGGAAGAGCTATGCCCACCAAACCAGTATTACAATTGTTATTGTGGACTAGGTGGCGCTTTAGAAGGCATTCACAATTTGCGTAAGTTTAAGTATATAGACAAATCGAAAtcgggttgttgttgttgttgttgttgttgttgttgttgttgttgttgttgttagtttgTCTTTTCATTAACTTGTTCTAAGTAAAGAAATCATTGTCCATCCTTCTCTACTTATTAGACATAAGTACGGGGCAAATAAGTATTCCCAAGACTGGGAGTTGTGACTTTGATCATCGAAGGACTTTATTTCACCCATGCCTTTAGTCACATCTGAAAGAGCACTATGATATAGatttataatgtatgtatggaagTGCGTGTTTCACTAATTGTATCAATTTCCGATACATTTTAAGCAGGGCATGCTGTGTAATTTCGTCCGTCCTTTGGGGGGTGTATAAGCGGTATTGTGCTGTTAATGTACCTAATCATATGTAtgattgattttgtttttattgcagaGACCAAGGCGAAACTTAAAGCCCGGTAACATGCAACAGCGATTCCGTCAACACTTTCGAGATGAATTTGTCACGTGTTCTCGTTATTTGCCAGGAATAATGTGGAGAATTGTATACAAAATTTAGACAACCTGTACTAATAACTTTATTaaacatttattcaaaataaaaccaGATCTGCCAATTCAGAGTTGTTTAGTGTAATTATATAAACATTGAACTTCATAACCAGCAAATGACGAATCAAGAAATGCTGTCTAAAAGTCTCCGAAATTAACTAATAACGGAGATATTAATGCTTTTGTTTTTGGTTGCACTCTAGCAATGTATAACTTTACCCAACAGCCTTTCCGTGAGAATGCAACGACCAGATAACTGAGGATCAGAAATTATTTCATTGTGATTACCCGATTGGTTAAAGTTATTCCACAACATTTTAATCTCTTCCCAAAGTTTTCGTCACTCATCTCCCAACAGAAAACACTGTCACAGCAACAACATAAATATACACGTAGatttatgtacataatatgtCTATAAAAAGttgtgtcaaaataaaatgttgatatggTACAAAGTCATGTCCCTTCTGTAAAACATGagacataaaatatatacttgGATAACTGTATGAAACTAAGTATTATACATAAATAAGAATATTATACACAATTACAGTTGGCCATTTGAtttttcactatcagtgttggAAAAATCGCACAAGTCGCTTGtttgactgtttgtttgtttgtttgtttgtttgttcgcacattaacatatttttgtaataGATCGCTTCTACTTATaattgaaaaagaatttttttttttttaaatcagcgGGTCTGACTATAAAAGAGTCAACGCGAAATAATTGTAAGTCCAATGGAATTGGACAAGGATGGTTGCAAATATACAAACGCTTCTCGTATACATGGTCATCAAGTTAGATTAATGGatatagtatacagtacatTGTGGACACTCTAGGACTAAACAAGAAAAGTAACGACTGCCACCACAGTCGCCGAGATCAAGAAAACGCTAAAAACCATGATGGCGTTGTTCCAGAATCGAAGCGTCGTTTTCAAACCGATAATTGTGTCTTGCCCATCCCCTGCGTCAATGTTAGTAACGCCCACCACGTAGGACACAATCAAAATCATCATTTCCACAAAGATACATATGGAAAGGGAGACGATAGTAACCAATTCCAGTGTATTCCCATTGACCCTATCATAAACGATGAGGGAGATCAGAATTCCAAGGTGCGTCACAAAAAGGCTGAAATCCAACGCAGCCAGTCCAAGTGTTTTTACACTGGTATAACCATTGAAACTGTGACGCTGTAGGACAAATGACAAATGGTTTTTAGCAAACAAATTCAACCGTTTGAATTGAAATGgtgacaaaacacacacacacacacatacatacatacatacatacatacatacatacatacatacatacgtacgtacgtacgtacatacatacatacatacatacatacatacatacacatatgcatgcatgcatgcacgcacgcacgcgcaggCATACCACCACCCACCCCcactccacccccaccccccacacacacacatggctTAATCCAAGGAAATAAGTTAACAGTTGCAACTCAGAGTTTCAAGCTTCTACGATCTCTTAGtggtgagtgtatgtatgtgagtgtatgtatgtgagtgtatgtatgtgacgaGATTGCGTTCTCAGTGACAGTTTTCGACGTTCGAATCTTGTGAGTATGTACGCTCAGAAAATATAGTGgtctggcagagctattgaACACTTTGGTCCACAACCGCATAATCCGCATGTTCCCCTGATAATGCTAATGCGAAAAACCATAGAATTGCATCCCTGGCTTTTACCTTTCACCtttatatatatgaacatataTCCCTTCCTAGATATTTTGAATAGCATGTATTCTCCTTACCTTATGGTCTGGTTCGCCTTCACAAATCCATACTGTGTTTTGATCCAAAGCTTGCAAAGAGAAGAACCCGCCTGACGTAGGTCCAACCAGTCTGTTATCGTCCCTGGACTTTAACAACACGGTCTTTGAGTCTAAGCCAAACAACTTTGCCAATATCTTTCGATTTAAGTGTGCTTCATTTAACCAGACTTTGGATTCCATACGATGTGTTCCAAACCCTACATTACCACGGATTTCACGACCAGGGACATCGCCAGCGCTTTCAGTGTCGCCTACTTGTCCCGCCATGGGAATAGGACTAATGGCATTGCTATTGCTTGCTGACATTTTGACGTAACTTGACTTTTAAACTTGACACACCTTTCACTACTGGCAAGTGCCTGAAGTATGTAGAGTGTATTGTGATAATCACGGTAGGACTTTACAGCAGATTATTTACAACACTagaaaataaagtaataaacGGGCGTTACTTGGCAATAGCTATTATAATATGTGGCATATTTACTATGACTAACGACAACCTTTACGTCGATAATGTAGATATGAATACTCCTTTGTTtgagaaattttttttttctaacatcaaattactTCAACGTGTGATTTTGTGTAAATAATGACATGATCACTGTATAAACATACGAAGGCCACCAACCTCTGACTTCTGTCAGAGTtccgtgtatgtatgtgttttccTTTCGTCTCCTCCCTCTCTGTCATTTGCATACCCAACATTGGTTGACAAACAATTTTGCTATTTTTAGAAGTTCtgataaataattatttctcGTTTGTTTCTCCTTATATAAAATGTAGTTGCCCGATgtcaaatcaataaatcaaactGAACAACGACAAATAAATGGGCAAGCCAAGTAGTTCCTATTCACCGGCGCAAGTCCCTGCTGTCTAATCTTGAATAGTTTCATTTACAGAGTGTATACGGTTTTCTTACTTACTTGTCAAAGTTTGATACACGTTCGAAAAATAGGATTGTTAAATCAATCATAAATCTTCAagttattgtacagtatatgttTATACAGTTGTTACACTgcgttaccatgacaacaatgtgcAATCGCCATATTCACCATGCAAGCAGTGCGAAAGCATAACACTCTATTCAAACAATGCATGACTCCAGGATCATCACACCAGGCAAGGTATCAACTAGCTATACATGGATATATGTAATACGGGACTCTGTCAAGTCTTTGCCCATGTCTTTAAGGTCCATAACGCATATAGCCAGAGCTAGGTGTCACCAACAAGTAACTTCATTGTTCTCATCTCAACAGGCCTGTCCTTACCACGCATCGTGGATTATCGATTTTAGCGCGAATTTCAATAAAGTAAGCAGTGTCGTAGTGTATAAGTATAATAAACCTATACCAGAAATGCATAAAAGTACTGAATCACACGCGCgcgcgtgtatgtatgtgtatgtgtgtgtgtgtgtgtgtgtgtgtgtgtgtgtgtttgtgtttgtttatttgattttgtttttgttgtttgttaacTGCAGACACACAGAGCACCCACTATTCACCAATTTCCGAATTGTTATGTATACTACATAAAGTAGAGACTAAACAATAAATGAGGGTATTAACTTTTTAAACTGAAGGTGAAAGCTTTATGTTATAATAGTCGTATCTTTGCTTGACTTCCACCTAACGCTGTGATGATTGACTGGCTATAGCGGATAGggataattattttgtataaaaacaacaaatgattGGACATATATAAAGTTCGACTACAGGTGTTAAGAAAAAGACCtgcaaaagtattgaaatgtctTGACCTATCTAGGCCTATGACCTTATCTGTGTCAGAGCCTATCAAATGGTAGACATGACAACGAAAACAAGGTATAGTCTAATGGTCGTTTTCCACAATTTAAAGTTTATTGTCTCACTGGAATCCAAACAAGGAAAAAAGTGGACATTAACAAACAATCCATTACTCATAAGCTTGTGCCTGGTATACAAACATGATTCGGAATGTAGCATTTCCTTCTTTTGGCTtctaaataatgacaaaattattgacaaaatatatgttatacatttatAACTTCGCCCTTGTCATTTCCAATCATACCAAATGCAgtcaatctatgtaaatacattaCTGTTCAACAGGTTATTGTAATCAATGTAGCTGTGCTTTGTCAATTCGGTGATTTTTAATATAAATAACACCCCTGATCTGTGCACGTGGATTTACAGTGAATATAAAATACAAgctaaattataaaatatagttatatagataaaaatactttcaaaataCAAACAGTTCTTGTGTTTGCAATGATCCTGTGGAACTATTGCAATATTATATAGCAAATGCACAGTGATCAGTTTCAACCATAGACTCATATTGTAAATaagtgtttgagacacacttaGTAAACTGTAAATATTTCGACACATGAACtatacatttgttttaaatgtttgatGTTGACGTCTCTGAACACTGAACTAGACAAGGAAAGTGACGACAACAATTACAGTTAATGTAATTAAGAGTACACTCAGGACAGTAACGCTGCTGTTCCAGAATCGAAGTGTCGTCTTCAGACCAATAATTGTCTCTTGTCCGTCACCTTCATCAACGTTAGTAATTCCCACCACGTACAAGACAATCAAAATCGCCATCTCTACAAAGATGCatatggatagacaaactatcGTTGCTACTTCCAGTCGGCTGCTAGTGTTCCTTTCATAGACAAAGAGGGAAATCAGCAGTCCCAGGTGAGTCAAAAACAAACTGAAATCTAATGCAGCGAGACCAACTGTCTTCATACTAGCATAACCATTAAAGCTGTGACGCTGTCGAAAAAAGAGAGAGAGCAATATATGTAAGGATATGAAAacaaaccacacacacacacacacacacacacacacacacgtgcacacgCATTAATGCATGCATACtgcttgactgactgactgactgcttgactgactgactgactgactgacgacATTGGCAGATCTCACAAACAATATACGTATACTCCTCATAGCTTCCGAGATGATATTTACATACCTTGTGATCTGGTTCTCCTTCACAAATCCATACTGTGTTGTGATCTAATGCTTGCATAGAGAAGGATCCATTCGACATGGGCCCTATAAGTCTGTTGTCATCCTCGGACTTCAGCATCACTGTCATGGGGTCCAAACCAAACATCTTGGACAATATTCTTCGATTCAACTGTGCTTCACATAACCAGACTTTGGTGGTCATGCGATGAGTTCCAAAGCCCATGTTCCCACGAATTTCCCGGCCAGACACTTCACCATCTTGGCTATCTCTTTCGGGAATCGGACTAGCCCCAACACTATTTAGAGAGTACATTGCACAGTTCGTTCTACTGGAAACCAAAACCTACTGATCTGTTAGAAACGGATACCGTACAATAAAATTTAATGCGTTCGTTGATTTTTAAAGGGTGTGTTGCTATGCTAGTTACGTAATCGATTGTGTATTATCTATTGTGTGTCCTCCATCCCGAAAGTCATAAAAAGGTAGAAAGAACACCGTTGATTTGGCAAACAAAATCCAACTTTATCAGAAAAACGATTGTCTACATTATACAtgtctgcatacatacatatacacatgcatacatgattATACTGCAGAGAGTCACAAAACTGCTTACGTCCACATCATCCATGCCGTAGTATGAATATACTCAACGCACAGTCATGTACACTTTACGCGAAAAAAATAGACctcaataaaaatatgtatagtaaatattTTATTCCAAGGGCGATATCTTAAAAGAAATAGACGAATAATcgtatgaaataaatataaacgGTACATTAGATCGGAAACTATGCGTCTTGTTTTCTATCCCAAAAAGTCATCGATGACTCCTTGATGTTCCACGTACCACAATTACACATTACATTAATGAGTAGTTTCTTGCAGAAAGTGAACGACATATTGATTACTTCAGACCTTAAAGAGCAACCATTTCTTCTTGTCAGCTTGAAGGACATTTATCTCCTTACAAGACAATAGGTATCATTGATTCCATATCAATATCACTGGACATAGAGTTTTTGTTTTGTggaaccttcagtaattataagggggaggggggtcaagCACTTTACGAAATCAAGCAGACACATCGATAATTTTAATGGCATGTGTCGTTTCCAACTACCACCAACACAGTGATTTTGTGTGAAGGCACTTCATGAACTAATACCTGTGTTAGGATCTAATTGGCATATAGCTGAAGGCCAGATCTCCCAAAGACTTGACGAGCGCACTGACGACATTGTTGGGACTGAGGTCAACATTCCATCTCCACCATATTATCCTCAATATCTTACCATAGTTTTCCATTCACTCCGtaagacccactcctctcctcacgtcacgtcacgtcacgtcacgatAAATGATTCACTGAATGGTTATCAGTAGCAATTTGACTAATGTTTTCCGACAAATTACAGTACtatggtggcagtgatgggatcTTGCAGCAGTGGACGCCAACATCACAGACTAATTCCCTTTGCTCCGTCCCTACCCTTTATAATTTAATTACTGAATACACCCTTGCTACAAAACGACAATATCGCATCTCTCCGCAAAAGGTACAATGAACTCATTTTATACGCATAAGTATATATTTAC is part of the Glandiceps talaboti chromosome 2, keGlaTala1.1, whole genome shotgun sequence genome and encodes:
- the LOC144443527 gene encoding uncharacterized protein LOC144443527; its protein translation is MFQFGWRGLMVGLFITQTVFKGLALIEVTDSELYTLLHLPTCTENGGANGVICNQIEFYPESLACYDELKSLSDCTSLTSCLHTVCKDIQPMCDWNEPESNYCIVADVMQFILDQGGLPSIGLPLEGLPKLLIYLATRYGIEFCDGYLIKCEEHPNGCVALEELCPPNQYYNCYCGLGGALEGIHNLQTKAKLKAR